In Longimicrobium sp., the genomic stretch CGCCGGGGGTGAGCTCGCGGCTCCTCAGGCCGCTCAGGGCCTGCTGCGCGGGCAGCTCCCAGGGCGGCGGGTTGAGCTGGTTGTGCACCCGCCCGGTGACCAGCGGCAGGTCCGGGTCGCCCCCGAGGAAGCTCACCACCACCTCCTGGCCCACCCGCGGCAGGTGCATGGCGCCCAGCTGGTTGCCCGCCCAGTCGTTGGCCACGCGCACCCAGCACGAGCTCAGGTGGTCGTGGCGGCCGTGGCGGTCCCAGGGGAACTGGACCTTGATGCGCCCCAGGCTGTCGGTGTAGAGGTTGGTCTCGGCCGTGGCGGCCCCGGGGCCCACGACCACGGCGGTCTCGGGCCCGCCGGTCTTGGGCTTGCGCTGGACTGCCTCCGGACGCAGCGCCTCGGCGAGGGGCTGCACGTCGAACTCGACGCCCACCCGCCAGCGCCCGCTCGGGCGCGCGGCGTTGCTCGGGGCGGCGAGGCCAGCGAGCTCGGCCGGACCCTGGGCGCCAGCCTCGCTCGCAGTCTGCGAGTCCTGCGCGCGCTGGGAGTCCTCCCCGACGTTCTCGATGACCAGGCGCGCCTCCAGCACGATGTACGCGACGTTGGCGCTCGCGCGCGGGTGGTGCGTGAGGGTGAAGGCATGGCCGGGCACGATGCCGCGCACGCGGCCCGCGCCCGTGGCGCGGTGGCCGCCCTGGCGCAGCAGCTCCATGCGCAGGCGCGCGAGGTGCTCGCCCTGGGCCTCGGTGCGGTTGGCGGCCCTGTCCGCGCCGCGGTTGGGCTGGCTGTAGTCGCTGCCGCCCAGGCCCGCGCGGTCGCCCCGCCACAGGTAGACCGCCTGGTGGGCGTGGCCGGTCGGGCGGGGTGCGGCGGCCTGCGCCTCCAGGGTGGCGCGCGGGCGGGTGTGGTCGTGGTCGCGGCTCGCGTAGCTGCCGCTGGTGAGCGCCTCGCAAGGACTCAGGGCGTGGATGTGCTCCTGGTCGATGCGCTGGCTCGGGGGGTGGAAGGGGATGCGGTGGTACGCCCCGGGGGCGTCGTCTCGACCACCCCGACCACCCCGACCGTCCCGGCCGGGCTCGAAGGGCCCGAAGGCGTCGTTGTGGTCGCTCCACACCAGGCGGTGCACCCCGGCGGTGTG encodes the following:
- a CDS encoding type VI secretion system Vgr family protein; translated protein: MSMFFDAHRALAVHGPAIPLIAGEPALVALSLQGREGINSLFEYRLVLQTPDAPGPGLGTSAGAGAGAGMGANFDLSAFVGRELTCAIELEGHGSFVPGVPGGLGAHHGAGVRELSGLVTQARFLGEHGRHALYALTLRPWLHLATLTTDCRVFQDQSPVEIIEGILARYAFACERRLIEAYPRVDYTVQYNESDFEFVTRLMQAWGINYHFEHTAGVHRLVWSDHNDAFGPFEPGRDGRGGRGGRDDAPGAYHRIPFHPPSQRIDQEHIHALSPCEALTSGSYASRDHDHTRPRATLEAQAAAPRPTGHAHQAVYLWRGDRAGLGGSDYSQPNRGADRAANRTEAQGEHLARLRMELLRQGGHRATGAGRVRGIVPGHAFTLTHHPRASANVAYIVLEARLVIENVGEDSQRAQDSQTASEAGAQGPAELAGLAAPSNAARPSGRWRVGVEFDVQPLAEALRPEAVQRKPKTGGPETAVVVGPGAATAETNLYTDSLGRIKVQFPWDRHGRHDHLSSCWVRVANDWAGNQLGAMHLPRVGQEVVVSFLGGDPDLPLVTGRVHNQLNPPPWELPAQQALSGLRSRELTPGGGNAAPGRGNHLILDDTAQAIQAQLRSDHQHSSLSLGHLTRIEDNAGRQDARGEGFELRTDGHGVVRAKDGLLITTEGRVGARSHAK